A DNA window from Aminipila luticellarii contains the following coding sequences:
- the tadA gene encoding tRNA adenosine(34) deaminase TadA: protein MIDALAEAKKAYACGEIPIGAIVEKDGTIVGRGYNLTETLQDPTAHAELIAIREAAKALGGWRLLGCNLYVTCEPCAMCAGAIVWSRMKKVFIGAMDPKGGACGSVFNIIQEEKLNHFVEMETGVMETECSSLLKDFFKNLRRRGSRWDKQKNSGLTK from the coding sequence ATGATAGATGCACTGGCTGAAGCCAAAAAAGCCTATGCCTGCGGTGAGATTCCCATTGGAGCTATTGTTGAAAAAGATGGGACAATCGTTGGCAGAGGGTATAATTTAACAGAAACTTTACAAGACCCGACAGCACATGCAGAATTGATTGCCATACGGGAAGCGGCCAAAGCTTTAGGAGGATGGAGGCTGCTCGGCTGCAATCTATATGTAACCTGCGAGCCGTGCGCCATGTGTGCCGGGGCTATTGTCTGGTCCAGAATGAAAAAAGTTTTTATTGGGGCGATGGATCCCAAGGGCGGAGCTTGCGGCTCAGTGTTTAATATTATTCAGGAAGAAAAGCTGAACCATTTTGTTGAAATGGAAACAGGTGTCATGGAAACAGAATGCTCAAGCCTGTTAAAAGATTTTTTTAAAAATTTACGGCGGCGGGGTTCGAGATGGGATAAGCAAAAGAACTCAGGGCTTACAAAATAG
- a CDS encoding DUF4368 domain-containing protein — translation MHLFIERVEIGEREAKWSHTAPQEINIYYRDIGLMDSVTEQQTEQKTQSDSPEVA, via the coding sequence CTGCACCTCTTTATTGAGCGGGTGGAGATCGGTGAACGAGAAGCAAAATGGTCTCACACCGCCCCGCAGGAAATCAATATCTACTACCGGGACATTGGCTTAATGGACAGCGTAACTGAACAGCAAACAGAGCAAAAAACACAGAGTGATTCACCAGAGGTCGCATAA